The Ancylothrix sp. D3o sequence GCCTGTAAAGTTTGGAAAATGATAAAAACTTTTTCGTGATATTCTTCGGAAATGCCGGGGCCATCATCAGTTACGCTAAATTCATAAAAATTTTCGCGTTCTTCGACGCTGATTGTAATTTTTCCATCTAAGCGGTCGTGATGTTTAATGGCGTTGCTAATTAAATTAGAAAAAACTTGCTGTAACAGCAAGCGAGGGGTATTTAAAATTGGCATTCCGGGGCTAATTACAATTGTAAAACCGGCGGGAGGTGAAAGAGAATCTATCATTTCCCTGAGTAAATTTTCTACAGCAACAGTTTCCGATTCTGTTCTGAGCCGGCCTACGCGAGAATAGTGTAATAAGCCATTAATTAAGTTTTCCATGCGCTGCACTCGCCCCCGCAGCAGTGCCATTTGATGTTGAGTTTCTTCGGTCATTGTCTCGCCGAGGTCTTCTTCTATCCATTGAGAAAGATTAGAAATTGCTCGCAACGGAGCTTTTAAATCATGGGAAGTTACATAGGCAAATTGATCAAGTTCTTGATTGCGTTTTTCTAAAGCATAATTGGTGGCAGTCAGAATTTTTGTCAGCCGCGCCAATTCATCAGCACGAGATTTTAATTCCTCCTCAGTTTGTTTTTGGGCACTAATATCTATCATTAAACCGCGCACTTTTTGAACATTTCCTTGTTCATCTTGAACAATATAAGCTTTATTTCGCAGCCAAACTACCCTGCCATCGGCAGCAATACAGCGGTATTCCAATTCGTGATCGCGGCCTTCTAGCGTTTCTTTATAAGCAAAATCTCCCGCCCACTTGCGGTCATCAGGATGAAAAAGATTCTGCCAAAAATCACTTTTCTCAAGCCACTTTTCGACCGGGTAGCCTAAAATGCTTTCGGCACTTTGGCTGACAAAGGTAAAGCATTGGGTAAACGGATCAGCTTCCCAAAAAATTGCATGACTTAAACCATTAACTAAATCTCGAAAACGCTGCTCGGTTGCTTGGGCTTCAAGACGTGCTTGTTTTTCCCTTCTTAAAAGTTCATCTTTGAGGCGGGTGGCTGCTTCAAGTTGAGCAGTACGTTCACTGACGCGAGTTTCTAGTTCGGTATTGAAACGGGCAATTTCTGCGGCTTGCCTTTTAACTTCTTCTGTTTTTTTAAATAACTCAACAAATACTTTAATTTTTGACAATAAAATCGTAGGCTCAAGGGGTTTAAAAAGATAGTCTACCGCTCCCAGGGAATAACCCTGAAAAATAAATTGATCACTTTTGCTAAAAGCGGTTAGAAAAATAATCGGGGTATTGCGCGAACGCTGTCTCTGACGGATCAGGGCTGCGGTTTCAAAGCCATCAATGCCGGGCATTTGGACATCAAGCAAAATGACGGCAAAATCTTGATTCAGCAAACAACGCAAGGCTTGCTCGCCGGAAGTGGCTTTGACAAGATTTTCGCCCAAGCTGTCGAGAATTGCCTCCAGCGCGAGGATATTGTTGGGATTGTCATCTACTAAAAGAATGTTGACTTTAAAATTTGTAGGCATAGGAAGATAGTTTAGGGTTTAGATTTTAGTTTTAAGATTGCCAATTTAACTTTTTACATTTTACATTTTAAACGCTTTGAGGAAAAGTGTGTTTTTTAAGGCGTTATCGGCAAGTAAAGCGTGAAGGTACAACCTTCATCAGGAGTGCTATGGACAGAAATTCTGCCGCCATGAGCTTCGACAATTCTTTTGGCTATCGCAAGTCCGAGGCCAGTTCCGCCTTTTTTGCGAGAGGCATCCCCGGTATAAA is a genomic window containing:
- a CDS encoding ATP-binding protein, which gives rise to MPTNFKVNILLVDDNPNNILALEAILDSLGENLVKATSGEQALRCLLNQDFAVILLDVQMPGIDGFETAALIRQRQRSRNTPIIFLTAFSKSDQFIFQGYSLGAVDYLFKPLEPTILLSKIKVFVELFKKTEEVKRQAAEIARFNTELETRVSERTAQLEAATRLKDELLRREKQARLEAQATEQRFRDLVNGLSHAIFWEADPFTQCFTFVSQSAESILGYPVEKWLEKSDFWQNLFHPDDRKWAGDFAYKETLEGRDHELEYRCIAADGRVVWLRNKAYIVQDEQGNVQKVRGLMIDISAQKQTEEELKSRADELARLTKILTATNYALEKRNQELDQFAYVTSHDLKAPLRAISNLSQWIEEDLGETMTEETQHQMALLRGRVQRMENLINGLLHYSRVGRLRTESETVAVENLLREMIDSLSPPAGFTIVISPGMPILNTPRLLLQQVFSNLISNAIKHHDRLDGKITISVEERENFYEFSVTDDGPGISEEYHEKVFIIFQTLQARDHRENTGIGLSLVKKIVENEGGSISLKSQEGQGTTLYFTWPKS